The following are from one region of the Rhodopirellula sp. P2 genome:
- a CDS encoding SMP-30/gluconolactonase/LRE family protein, protein MMSLPPAFARTAVLAVVASTIASFGIDSAAVAQTPSTIGRVERLDDSLDDFLAADAKIEVLAAGFTWTEGPVWVPAQEDGQEDALLFSDIPRNTIYRWSESQGVELFLQPSGYTGNTYYGLEPGSNGLVLDAKGRLVMCEHGDRRVSVLTTDGGKQTIVDNYQGKRLNSPNDLVFDQTGNLYFTDPPYGLPERAEDKRRELDFCGVYRVSTSGEVTLLTDSIARPNGIGLSPDEKTLYVAQSDPQDPTWMAYPLKSDGTLGQRRVLGNASDAMQEFPGLPDGMAVHSKGTLFASGPGGIYVMNPDGKLLGRILTGGRTSNCTFDSDEKWLYMTADDKLCRIQIGH, encoded by the coding sequence ATGATGTCCTTGCCGCCTGCCTTTGCACGCACCGCCGTGCTCGCCGTTGTTGCCTCCACGATTGCCTCTTTCGGAATCGATTCGGCAGCGGTCGCTCAAACACCATCGACCATCGGCCGAGTGGAGCGACTCGACGACTCCCTGGATGACTTCCTTGCGGCGGATGCCAAGATCGAAGTCTTGGCGGCCGGATTCACTTGGACCGAAGGCCCGGTGTGGGTTCCCGCTCAAGAGGACGGCCAAGAAGACGCGTTGCTGTTCAGCGACATCCCACGCAACACGATCTATCGCTGGAGCGAAAGCCAAGGCGTGGAGTTGTTCTTGCAACCCAGCGGCTACACCGGCAACACGTACTACGGTTTGGAACCTGGCAGCAACGGATTGGTGCTGGACGCGAAAGGCCGCTTGGTCATGTGCGAGCATGGCGACCGACGCGTGTCCGTGCTGACGACCGACGGCGGCAAGCAAACGATTGTTGACAACTACCAAGGCAAACGACTGAACAGCCCCAATGATCTTGTGTTTGATCAAACCGGCAACTTGTACTTCACCGACCCGCCGTATGGATTGCCTGAGCGTGCCGAAGACAAACGACGCGAACTGGATTTCTGTGGCGTGTACCGCGTCTCCACATCGGGTGAGGTGACGTTGCTGACGGATTCCATCGCGCGGCCCAACGGCATCGGTTTGTCACCCGACGAGAAGACGTTGTACGTCGCTCAAAGCGATCCCCAAGACCCCACTTGGATGGCCTACCCGCTGAAGTCCGACGGCACACTTGGCCAGCGACGAGTGCTCGGCAACGCCAGCGATGCGATGCAAGAATTCCCCGGCCTTCCCGACGGCATGGCCGTTCATAGCAAAGGGACCTTGTTCGCCAGCGGCCCCGGCGGAATCTATGTGATGAACCCAGATGGCAAGTTGCTCGGCCGGATCCTCACCGGTGGGCGGACCAGCAACTGCACCTTCGACAGCGACGAAAAGTGGCTGTACATGACCGCTGACGACAAACTCTGCCGAATTCAGATTGGGCACTGA
- a CDS encoding DUF1549 domain-containing protein, with protein MASTAVAAGPAVPPQVVMINEAIEQVWRDFSIRPAAEVDDATWCRRVYLDVIGRIPSFEELSEFVGDRDSGKRAALVDRLLNDDRYTEEYANHWSTVWTNQLIGRSGGTDRRDLTNRTGMQKYLRDSFAGNKTYDQLVFELVTAEGSTTPGEPNFNGAVNFLVDKVNQEKGTLATSSVSRIFLGQQVQCTQCHNHPFNQWKQQKFWEFNAFFRQTRSLRRFVEGTRDIKSAELVSQDFAGEANDPEDALVFYELRNGLQKVAYPVFTDGTEIEKSGFVEDVNRREELGRLMLQSEYLDKMIVNRMWSMFLGYGFTRPIDDLGPHNPSSHPELLDNLGKEFRSSSYDLKKLITWITLSRPYQLASTMSSSNEIDDPTIGESPKFSRFYLRQMSAEQLYASMVTASNAQSKGSYEQQEAERRRWLSQFVVAFGNDEGTETTTFNGSIPQALMLFNGDLTKNAISLEAGSFLDQLSQSGRSPKDRVTRLFLSGLARRPTKNEVTIASKLLVARKGDEPEMLQDMWWAILNSNEFIMQH; from the coding sequence ATGGCTTCCACCGCCGTGGCGGCCGGACCTGCCGTTCCACCTCAAGTGGTGATGATCAACGAAGCGATCGAGCAAGTCTGGCGAGACTTTTCGATTCGTCCTGCCGCGGAAGTCGACGATGCGACGTGGTGCCGACGCGTGTACTTGGACGTGATCGGACGGATCCCTTCGTTCGAAGAATTGTCGGAATTCGTGGGTGACCGCGACTCGGGCAAACGAGCCGCGCTCGTCGATCGACTGCTCAACGACGACCGTTACACCGAAGAGTATGCCAACCATTGGTCGACCGTTTGGACCAACCAACTGATCGGCCGCAGCGGCGGCACCGATCGCCGTGACTTGACCAACCGCACCGGTATGCAGAAATACCTCCGCGATAGCTTCGCAGGCAACAAGACCTACGACCAACTGGTGTTTGAACTGGTCACCGCCGAGGGATCCACCACCCCGGGTGAACCGAACTTCAATGGCGCGGTCAACTTCTTGGTCGACAAAGTCAATCAAGAAAAAGGCACGCTCGCGACCAGCAGCGTTTCGCGGATTTTCTTGGGACAACAGGTCCAGTGCACTCAGTGTCACAATCACCCGTTCAACCAATGGAAACAACAGAAGTTTTGGGAGTTCAACGCCTTCTTCCGTCAGACCCGCTCGCTGCGTCGGTTTGTAGAAGGAACACGGGACATCAAGTCAGCCGAATTGGTCAGCCAAGACTTCGCTGGCGAAGCCAACGACCCCGAAGACGCACTGGTGTTTTATGAGCTGCGAAATGGCCTGCAAAAGGTTGCTTACCCTGTCTTCACCGATGGGACCGAGATCGAAAAAAGTGGCTTTGTCGAAGACGTCAATCGCCGCGAAGAACTCGGACGCCTGATGCTGCAGAGCGAGTACCTGGACAAGATGATCGTCAACCGAATGTGGTCGATGTTCCTTGGCTACGGCTTCACTCGCCCCATCGATGACCTGGGGCCACACAACCCCTCATCGCACCCCGAGTTGCTCGACAACCTCGGCAAAGAATTCCGCAGCAGCAGTTACGACCTGAAAAAACTGATCACCTGGATCACGCTCAGCCGTCCGTACCAATTGGCATCGACGATGAGTTCCAGCAACGAGATCGACGACCCCACGATCGGTGAATCCCCCAAGTTTTCCCGGTTCTACTTGCGTCAAATGAGTGCCGAACAGCTGTACGCGTCGATGGTCACCGCCAGCAATGCCCAGTCCAAAGGCAGCTACGAACAACAAGAAGCAGAACGTCGTCGTTGGTTGTCGCAATTCGTCGTCGCCTTTGGGAACGACGAAGGAACCGAAACGACCACCTTCAACGGTTCGATTCCACAAGCCTTGATGTTGTTCAATGGTGACTTGACCAAGAACGCGATCAGCCTGGAAGCCGGTTCGTTCCTGGACCAACTCAGCCAATCGGGACGCTCGCCCAAAGACCGTGTGACGCGATTGTTCCTCAGTGGTTTGGCACGGCGTCCAACCAAAAACGAAGTGACGATTGCCAGCAAGTTGTTGGTCGCTCGCAAAGGCGATGAGCCTGAAATGTTGCAAGACATGTGGTGGGCGATTCTCAACAGCAACGAATTCATCATGCAGCACTGA
- a CDS encoding DUF1501 domain-containing protein produces the protein MDLSTPNGMTRRHFMSHLAGSSAAAAAAWTLGGNIAAQADEMRRNRKSAILLWMGGGPPTIDMWDLKPGAPTGGPFRPISTTGNAQICEHMPMIAQQMKHLSVVRSMSTREADHSRGSYYMHTGYVPNPNIEHPSYGSVIAHELIDQRPELEIPPFVSVGGAGAGPGFLGMAWSPFSVTSNGRVRNLKMNLDDDRLLQRMAALNLIENGFAKRTRDTPAAEHAKVLGKTLDLMTSEQMEAFRVEKEPDEVKERYGTDNFGQGCLLARRLVEAGVPFIEVDLGGWDTHNDNFTTLKDNKLPTLDRAMSALVEDLAQRELLQDTVVMWMGEFGRTPRINANAGRDHFARAWSCVVGGAGIKGGLAVGETNSDGTTVETEPYSSEDLMTTVCKGLGISTETTFTSNNGRPMKIAGGGKLIRELVA, from the coding sequence ATGGATCTTTCCACCCCCAACGGCATGACGCGTCGTCACTTCATGAGCCACTTGGCTGGGTCATCCGCAGCGGCCGCTGCCGCGTGGACTTTGGGCGGCAACATCGCTGCGCAAGCCGACGAAATGCGACGCAATCGCAAGTCCGCGATTTTGCTTTGGATGGGTGGCGGCCCGCCCACCATCGACATGTGGGACCTGAAACCAGGTGCTCCCACCGGCGGTCCCTTCCGCCCGATCTCGACCACCGGCAACGCTCAAATCTGTGAGCACATGCCGATGATCGCCCAACAGATGAAACACCTGTCCGTCGTTCGCAGCATGTCGACACGAGAGGCCGACCACAGCCGCGGCAGTTACTACATGCACACGGGCTACGTTCCCAACCCCAACATCGAACACCCCAGCTACGGTAGCGTGATCGCTCATGAATTGATCGACCAACGTCCTGAACTGGAAATCCCTCCATTCGTATCAGTCGGTGGTGCCGGTGCTGGCCCTGGTTTCCTGGGGATGGCTTGGTCGCCGTTTTCCGTGACCAGCAACGGTCGTGTCCGCAACCTCAAGATGAACCTGGATGACGATCGACTGCTGCAACGCATGGCAGCCCTCAACCTGATCGAAAATGGGTTCGCCAAACGCACGCGTGACACGCCCGCCGCCGAACACGCCAAAGTGCTGGGCAAAACGTTGGATCTGATGACCAGCGAACAAATGGAAGCGTTCCGCGTTGAGAAAGAACCCGATGAGGTCAAAGAACGCTACGGCACGGACAACTTCGGCCAAGGCTGCTTGCTGGCCCGACGTTTGGTCGAAGCCGGTGTGCCATTCATCGAAGTCGACCTGGGCGGCTGGGACACGCACAACGACAACTTCACGACCCTGAAAGACAACAAATTGCCAACTTTGGACCGAGCCATGAGTGCTTTGGTGGAAGATTTGGCCCAGCGTGAATTGCTCCAGGACACGGTCGTGATGTGGATGGGCGAGTTCGGCCGAACACCTCGAATCAACGCCAATGCCGGCCGTGACCACTTCGCTCGGGCGTGGTCCTGCGTCGTGGGCGGGGCGGGAATCAAGGGCGGGCTGGCCGTCGGCGAGACCAATTCCGACGGAACCACGGTTGAGACGGAACCCTATAGCAGCGAAGATCTGATGACGACGGTCTGCAAAGGCCTGGGAATTTCAACCGAAACCACCTTCACCAGCAACAACGGACGACCGATGAAAATTGCTGGTGGCGGAAAGCTCATTCGTGAATTGGTGGCCTGA
- a CDS encoding sigma-70 family RNA polymerase sigma factor, which translates to MSELSPAELVVRHQDGIWRYLRLLGCDSATADDLTQETFLRVLRRDNFVQHSDEATSEYLRRTAYNLLVSYHRKFGRIRLSDSPELLDESWQRWAGKDLTGNETVEALRECMEGLTERARDALAMRFVHNTPRVQIGENLGISDHGARNLMQRAKAQLRECVEEKLRAVTQPS; encoded by the coding sequence GTGAGTGAACTTTCACCAGCTGAATTGGTTGTCCGCCACCAAGATGGAATTTGGCGGTATTTGCGACTGCTCGGATGTGACTCCGCCACGGCGGACGATTTGACGCAGGAGACGTTTCTGCGTGTACTTCGACGAGACAACTTCGTTCAACATTCAGACGAAGCCACTTCAGAATACCTGCGCCGTACGGCGTACAACCTCCTCGTTTCATACCACCGAAAGTTCGGACGGATCCGACTTTCTGATTCACCTGAGTTGCTGGACGAAAGCTGGCAACGATGGGCGGGCAAGGATTTGACGGGCAATGAAACCGTCGAGGCCCTCCGAGAATGCATGGAGGGACTGACCGAACGTGCTCGCGACGCCTTGGCAATGCGTTTCGTTCACAACACACCGCGCGTGCAAATTGGTGAAAACCTGGGCATTTCCGACCACGGAGCCCGAAACCTGATGCAGCGAGCGAAAGCACAACTTCGAGAGTGCGTGGAAGAAAAACTCCGCGCCGTGACTCAACCATCATGA